The following proteins come from a genomic window of Macaca fascicularis isolate 582-1 chromosome 8, T2T-MFA8v1.1:
- the LOC102120559 gene encoding neuropilin and tolloid-like protein 2: protein MLFASFIEQREKAGLFEQNTETHGTIIGITSEIVLVLLIIAVLVQVKQSQKNVMAYETAFHKIGFQEMFDPLHYELFSLRDKDISANLTDLSEELNNYQKTWHSSTTSQCIHDHHWGFLTSSIKQSRTNLTSMELPFRNDFAQPQPMKTFNSTFKKSSYTFEQGHKCPEQPLED from the exons ATGCTCTTTGCTTCCTTCATTGAGC aaagagaaaaggcaggACTATTTGAACAAAACACTGAAACTCATGGGACAATTATTGGCATTACTTCAGAGATTGTCTTAGTCCTTCTCATTATTGCTGTTTTAGTACAAGTGAAACAGTCTCAAAAGAACGTCATGGCTTACGAAACTGCTTTTCATAAAATCGGGTTCCAAGAAATGTTTGATCCTCTTCATTATGAACTGTTTTCGCTAAGGGACAAAGACATTTCTGCAAATCTGACAGACTTGTCAGAAGAACTGAACAACTACCAGAAGACGTGGCACTCCTCCACCACCTCCCAGTGCATCCATGACCACCACTGGGGGTTTCTGACCTCCAGCATCAAACAAAGCAGGACCAACCTCACTTCCATGGAACTTCCTTTCCGAAATGACTTTGCACAACCACAGCCAATGAAAACGTTCAATAGCACCTTCAAGAAAAGTAGTTACACTTTCGAACAGGGACACAAGTGCCCTGAACAGCCGCTGGAAGACTGA